The following are encoded in a window of Peromyscus maniculatus bairdii isolate BWxNUB_F1_BW_parent chromosome X, HU_Pman_BW_mat_3.1, whole genome shotgun sequence genomic DNA:
- the LOC143270674 gene encoding uncharacterized protein LOC143270674, producing the protein MASKNDTGEEIAEVPTLEAALAMVGGNPSGGDACCIFELNNGSRQFREGQNNSEENSRDPNSSSSEHHQEEPRPATEPVIRIPRRRSSRRRRRTTLQFTLWQVEEMEKMFKETQYPHELARKELAQALNIPEVKVKTWFVHRRAEERKSERSVVLQSIPPRTEKVLILRDRDSYP; encoded by the exons ATGGCCAGCAAGAATGATACTGGTGAGGAGATAGCTGAGGTCCCCACCTTAGAGGCTGCCTTGGCGATGGTGGGTGGCAACCCTAGTGGAGGAGACGCCTGCTGCATATTTGAACTAAATAACGGAAGCCGCCAGTTCCGTGAGggccaaaacaactctgaggagAATAGTAGGGACCCGAACTCCTCTTCGTCAGAGCATCACCAGGAGGAGCCAAGGCCCGCAACCGAGCCTGTGATTAGGATTCCAAGGCGCCGTTCCTCACGAAGGCGTCGGCGAACCACATTGCAGTTCACATTGtggcaggtggaggaaatggaaaaaatgttcaaagaaacccagtacccacatgagcTTGCCAG aaaagaacttgcacaagctttgaatattcctgaagtcaaagtgaag acatggtttgtccatcggagagcagaagagaggaagagtgagaggtCTGTAGTATTACAGAGCATACCTCCTCGTACTGAAAAGGTCCTTATCCTTAGGGATAGGGACTCCTATCCCTAG